The genomic region gtagggatagtgcctggtttcctccaaacatgacacctggcattcatgccaaagagttcaagctttgtctcagaccagagaattttgtttctcgtggtctgagagtccttcagctgctttttggtaaactccaggtgagctatgtgccttttcctaaggagtggcttccatctggccattctaccatacaggtccaattggtggattgctgcagagatggttgtccttctggaaggttcttctctctccacagaggaatgctggagctctgacagagtgaccatcgggtttttggtcacctccctgactaaggtcttaTCCCCCGAtcattcagtttagatgggcCCCCAGCTCTAGGTAGACACAGCTCAAGCATGACCAGTGGAAACTAGATGCacgtgagctcaattttgagcttcatggctgtgaatacttttgtacatgtgatgtcttaggttttttatttttaataaatttgcaaaaatctaaaaaaaatatatatacattgtcattaatggggtattgtgtgtagaattttgattaaaaaaaattcatccaacTTTGAATAAAGCTAAtggtgaagcactgaatacttacTGGATGTAATTTCCACAATTTGCTATGTGTAATGAACACAGCATTACTTTCAAATAGCTGTTCATCAGCACAAACATGAACAGAACATTTAATTCCAGTTATTGTATTTACTACTCATTTTTGTTCCAAATATATTTTTGATGAGCAGACTTTCCGTATTTTTCCCTCCTTACAGGTGAGTTCTTCCTAAAGAATTTACTGAAAAAGAGAAAAGCAGAAGCTACAGTGTCAGAGTGAATATACCAAACCCAGACACTGATTCCTCCTGTGTGACTGCTCCTTGTTACTTAACTACATTTCCATTAATAAATCTGTTTTACTTCAGCAGTACAGTATGTTTTAGTTCAGTTGCAAACATACTATACATATTGTAAAAGAAAAAGTTCTGGAAGTCGCAGTGGAAATGCAAGTTTACATCCAGGAAAGGCAGAGAACAGTAATGTAGTAATGTAAGTTCAAGGAACTGTCTAAATTTTGTTCTCTGACTTTGCACTTGTCTGCAGACAATCCAGCTTCTATTTTGGGAGAAAAATCAGGAAAAGAAAATGAACATTAGGAGTAGTTTTAATTTGATGTCCTTTCATGTTAGAGGCCATAAAAAACTACATCTACCGTCAGCCCCAATTCCTTTGAAGATCAGCTGCAGCCTCAGATCTATTTATGACCTCTGATATCTGCAGTTTCAGGACTGATGGTTTGATTTTTGTGCAGGGTTCTGTGAAACTGTATGAGAAATGGTGTGTATAAAATACATAAATTGTGTACATAAAGAATTTACAGTCTAcagagtagtttttttttttttactgtgccaTATTTTTGTAGTAAGGTGCATTTTCTGCATCATTAAAAACCAAATAGGTCAGATGTCATGGTTTATTGCATTGGCCCCTTTACATAGACAGAACAACCTGATGAATATACAGTAAAATGATGTATAAAAATAGTATAAAAATTCAATTTAAGTACTTGATTACATATTAACCACTGTAAGAAAATTTTTCCTTTTGAAATGCCTATGAAGAGATGGTGCACGTACAGCTGGATTTGAAATGATTGCTTCATTAATGCTGCTCAGAAAATGTGATAATCCACATCTCTATCCAAGAAACGCTTCTCCGGATGACTTTAACAGCAGAATACATTCATGGatcttttcaagcattttttttttttttttgaatgaaggGTAAACTTTTATCTTGCATTCCAGCTTTTTGTGAAGCAGCAATTAAACACACTGTGTGTCAAGTTTATCACTTGGTGTGTTCCAATCGTACAGACAGGACCTTATTGAAATGTTTGACCAGCAGTGTAACGGGTCAAAAGAGGAACGTGTGTGTGCATCATTTTCCCccttttttcaaagttttgaaAAATCACCTTGTCCCTAGGTTTATTTTGTTACACTACAGCACAAAGTTCAGCAAAATCAAAATATATTTAAAGGGATCATTAAGGCTTTGAAATTCTTcaaaaaccattaaaaaaaattcacaatttCCAATTTCAAATAATTAAGatacatttttgtttatattgtcTCTTAACACAACAGAAGGCAGAGAGAGGTTTCCTCTTCAAATTCCATGTGCTAATTTCTGTAACAGAATGACATGCGGTATGAACCTGATAGTCGTTGGTAAGTAAAACTGCCCTGAAGATTTTTTTAACAGTCAGACTACACTGTCTTTATTTTATCTGAGGATCATATATGGCACCAATCAGGAAAATTGCAACCTTAAATTTGCAGACTATTATAACTTCACTGTGGTCCCCCTAAACATTAACCAAAGAACCTCAAAATTCACTATTCTTATTTTCTGGAATTGAACATTTTTAAAGTAGGGACATAGAAACCTATGACTAAGGGGGAAAATGATGCACCCTAGTGTGGGTGTGAAGTGAGTTTTAGACTTTGGCCTTCTTGTTGGGAGGTTCAATGACTCGAGGACACGCAGCTGCTGGAGTGTAGGGTATTCGTGCTGATGTCACCTTCTTGCCAATGGTCTCAATCTGCCAACAAAACAATAGAAACCAATCCACAGCTGTTAATCTTAGGTGGGACGTGTAAAACTGACTTTTTGTGGAATAGTCTTTACATAGATGTGGGAAATATTTCAGACACTCCCTCATCAAAAACGATTTACAAACATGACTCATAGTAAGCTGAGCTCCTGACTTTGTTGCTGCATGCCTAAAGAGTACATTTCGTCTTTTTCCTCACCTGGAAGCCGATATTCTGGAGATCAGGGTGGAGGTGGTCCAACACTCTGCGACCATCAAATATGAATGCCGGCTTCAGCATCTTCTTGTAAATCTTTTCATAATCCAGTTCCTGTGGAGAACCACATATTTTAGTGTGTGCGTGTTCATTATTCCAATATATTTGATTACGAGTCCTTTGAGAtgaagcaacacacacacaaaaaaagacagtTGGGAATGTCTACAACCTTAAACATGTCCCACTCAGTGCAGATGACTAACGCATGGGCGCTCTGACAGGCCTCGTACGGGTCTGCGGTCACAGTCACCAGCTCAGAAACTGAAACAAAAACACCTTGTGTTTGTAAAATGTGCTTATCTCTTTTAGTTCTTGCTACACCCTGGTATCTAACATCGGAACGAGTAAAGCTGAAGCCTTGAAAACACTTTCTCACAAGGCTGTATGAGAACCACCCTCACTCACACCTCTTTCTGGGTTATCCTCTGAGATGCTGGGCTGAGAGAGGTCATGAATGATTTGTTCCTTGAGAACTTTGGGGTCATAGATGTACAGTTTGGCCCCCTCGTCCATCAGATATTTGGAAATGTAGATGCTGGACGACTCCCTGAGATGGAAACATGAGTACAATTAAATCATGGTGCACCACATTCAGGCTACACAATTTCTAATGACACTTTCTACAGACTCAAGCTTACAATGAACAAGAGTAAGTGTTAAGCACACAAAAGAGTGAGGAGACAATAAGAGAAAAGGGGCTGACCGGGTGTCCCCTGTGTCTTTTTTGAAGGAGAAGCCTAGCAGTGCAATCTTTTTGCCAGTCACGGTGTTAAAGAGGCAATCGATGATCCTGCAGGCAAAACGCCGCCTTTGATAATCGTTCATGTCAATCACCTGAGAAAATCCGACATATAAATTAAAAGCAATAGAATGGCAACCTGAGGTGTTGCTAATGGAAACAGAAATGATGTTGGTGCTAGGAAGTTGATGCAACAACAGTGACCACTGAGGTATTATAAGTCTTgagtttgtttattatatggatgtttgtgtattttaaatattttattaatGTTTTCTTTGGTCATGTTCTTTTGCTGGTTGCTACAAAATATTTGCTGGTGTGCAGTTCTCACCTGCTGCCAGTAGGAGGCCACCTCTGGCAGGttgagtgcttcacacaggtagacCAGATTCAGCACATCCTTCTGAAAACAGCTTCCACCAAAACCTGGACGGGTTGTTACAGAGAAACGGTGAATGGCAACACGTAAGGGTTCAGAATGTCAGAGCTACTTGGTGTtaggcaccaaaaaaaaaaaaaaaaaatcttttacgaTTCCTGACTGAAGGGCTGgaattttattttaattcattcaCTCCTTCATTGCTGTTGGAGCAGAGCATGTTGGTGAGTTCAGGTCTGTGCTGGTGCCATgtgatccaccacaccacagacgtCTTTTGGGTTCTGGAcggaaaccacccaggcagacaaccagactATCTGCACCTCTCGAAAATAGCCATCTCTCTGTCAAAACCAGGTGAAAGGTGGGCTTCCCCTTTGCCTTCTCCAGGGCTCGGGTTCTTCAACATTCCGGTACATGCGTTGGATCACACCCAGGGAAACATCCCACAGGGTCAAAATACTGTGGCGAGTTCttacacaatgcaagtgatattcaTTATCCAAGTCTCTCTAAGTAATCATGCTTTTGACACAAGGTCATTGCGGTGGTCCTCAAGGGTTCTTTCTGAACTTTCTGCAGCAGATGGAAAATAATCTTGCAAAATGCTAAAATATTTGAAATGACTCAACAAACACTGAAATTTTCACAAGTGAGtccacataaaataattacacatTCAAATTAAATTTAAAGTCCTCCTAGAAATTATGTCATTGGGCAGTGAAGGGGCTACGTTTTAGGCCAGAACTTATCTTGTGTATTTGCTGGATTTTTACACAGGATCGCTGTGTGATAACACAGGGTACTTGGACTTCCTGTGTTCTGAGGACGTACATTTTCTGTAAACATCCACAGACtgctttgttttttcctctctgagAACTAGTGATTAGTAAAATGTTGCAAAACTGACTTATAGCTGCACTCATTCCCAAGCTTCTCCAATTTTAAGATGgtaaatatttttaaatgatACTAGACCAAGTATTAAAAGATATGCTCACTGGTCTGGACATTAAAAACATTTTAGAAGTTGACAGGACATGATATTTAAACATTCTGCTAAGGGCATCTTACCTACACTGGCTTTGAGAAACTTGCTGCCGATTCTCTGGTCCATGCCAATGGCCTTAGCTACCTCCTCTACATCGGCTCCGGTGGCCTCACACAGAGCACTGATACTGTTGATGCTGCTGATGCGCTGTGCCAGGAATGCATTGGCTGCCTACACATACACACCATTatttatttcagtttcaatttacaacaacaaatacatcaTTCATTCCAATATACACACCAGTTTAGAAAGCTCAGATGACCATGTGTTTGTGGTGATAATTCGCGATTTGGGGACCCAGTGTTCATAGACAGCACAAAGTGCTTTGATTGCCTTTTGACCTTCAGCTGTCTCATCTCCACCAATCAATACACGGTCTGGGTCCTTCAAGTCCCGCACCGCTGTTCCTTCTGCAAGGAACTCTGGGTTGGATAAGACCTAGAGAAGAAGCATTTTTAATTTGTACAATGGAATTTCAGAGATGTTTATACTGATATCATACATTTCTGAAAATACACACTTGAAGGTTGAGGCTGGGTTTTGTGTTGGCGTCAAATATCCGCCTAATGCTCTCAGCGGCTCGAACTGGGACTGTACTCTTTTCTGTAACTATCTTGTACCCATCAGACACCTCTACAATCCGCCGAGCACACGCCTCAATGAACTTGAGGTCAGCAGCACGACCCTTCCCCATTCCATAGGTCTTGGTTGGCGTGTTCACCTATGGAGGACGTGCAACCGTTCTACTTATTTTGTCTTTGAAACACAAATGTAAAACTTACTTCTTCTGAAAGACAGCTTGTTGTGAAATATTTGAAAGGTTTGTGTAAGACATAAGTGAATGACTCACAGAAATAAAGACGAGGTCAGCGTCCCTGATGGCTGAGTCGATGTCTGTAGAGAAAACCAAATTTCTTCCTCTACATGATTCGACCACTTCTTTGAGACCCGGCTGGAAAGAGAGGGGAGGAGGGTGGTTTCAAACATCATGAACAAACAGTTCCAGATGTGAAATGACTTCATGAAAACCAGTCACTAGCTGCCCTGTAGTCATTCTTGATGACGCAACAGAACGTGGTGAAGCTGATGCACAAAAATTTTGACATTGAGACATCTGGAACTCATTTATGACATGCAAGATTAATGTTCAATGCAATGGCTACTAAGCTACAACTACTTTCCCCAACATTTATTAAGCCTGACTTACATAAGAGGCCATTATTAGTCTTTCAACAGGTTAAGCAAGTTTGCAGATAAAACTTAGCTTAAATCAACACCGCTCATAAAATATGACCCACACCCTGTTAGAATTTGAGTAACTACACTAACATAAGAACAGATTATATGGTTGGTCACACTGGTACTATACCTCGTATATAGGGAGAGTGTCTGAGTTCCAGGCTTTGATTCTGGACTCGTTGACATCTACAACTGTTACAGTGATCTCTGGACACATTTGGGCAATCACACTACAAGTTGGTCCTCCCACATATCCAGCACCAATACAACAGATCTTCTTTATCTGAAACATCTTCAAATACACAGAGGATGGAATATTGTTGCGATGTTTCTACAACCAAGATCACTATctttaaaacacataaaaaaacatcAAGGTGGTCAAAGGCTTTACAACTATTTTGAAAACATgttacatatttgaatttgatTTCAATTCCTATATTGTACAAAACCAGCAGTACATTATTTTGAGTGTACCAACATAAAGAGAGCAATTTTCAAATACAGTTTGGAAACATTTCAAAACAATGGTTGCGTGACATGTGTCAAAGGTTGTTCAAAGtaataaaaattgaaaaaatgcCATCTCTATAATACTGACATACATTACAGCTTGGTATTTGAAGAATGCtttggaatatatatataaaaacatacaCAGCAGTGACTAAAATATTTTCATTATTGTGATCATTTTCTTGGTttcttaataaataaaatattagaaaataaaaatccCATGTCAACTTTCTGGAACCCTGCAGATAAAAATGGCTTAAATGATGGACTGGTGTCATAAAagacttatgtgaagcaccttgaggcagctttgttgtgatttggcactatacaaataaaattaagtTAACTGAAAAGACTTCTAGTGCTACCACAGTACCATCTTTCCTCACAAAGAACAAAAACTGGGTTATAAAACCCAATGGTCTTCCAAACTCCTTGTAAATTTGGAGTTCCATCAAAAAGggcaaacttgtgccaaatgaatATGCAGATCATATTGGATCTGCTTAGGCAAACCCAAGCAAATGAGACCATCCAAAAGAATGAAACACACAAATGGCAGACATGGGCATTCAGCTGCATGTTGCGGTTATAGTTCAGTAAATAGTGTTTAAGGCAACACCCCAAGTCAAGGATTAAGAGATTGCATCCTGGTTGCATCTATTAGCTTGTTGATCTCAAATTTAAGTTTCCAGCAACTGCTATTAATTTAATTTACTTGTTAATCTTTCTGATAAAACCATATGTAATCATTAAAGGTTATTGTTACAGTCAGGGATTAAGTTTCTTGTTGGTATCATTGATTAGGGTAGCAAAGtaagcaggtctgcactctgCAGTATGTGATATCTGGTCcggacctggggcctcatgtacaaagatttacgtggatttcctactgaaacacggcgtatgccaaaaccctgaaactggcatgtgagtgtgtgtgtatgtgtatatatatatatatatatatatacacacatacatacatacacacacacctctcGCAGTGAAAGCCACCTCTCTGAGATCTTGTGAGATTTGAAAGGTCAGTAGGACGAACGGATTACCGACTGGCTACAGAGTCTCACcctcaataataataacaaaatatcTGAATGCGcatatgcccaaatgtgcccgtgctggtttttgtttggaacaattacacaaatacgcTATTTACCCATGCAGCCACCCATCGCACACTGTGCCAGCCCCTAGCCTGTTCGCaccccaacccaatgcatttacaCATCACATATTTgaccattgatggaatgaaattgtttcctattaacaaagacAAATTAAtcgtgatggcacctttatagcaatatatgtgcagtcaatagctccaatcACATTAGGAAAactggctcttgctgcaaattgtgctttaatgttggatgACATTGgggtgattgcgttccacacagccggCATGGCTCTGCaccaggttgactggcacactcctgactgatcggccaaCTCCCAccggaatgcccctgttgccaggaagcacaGCGTGGTCAGCACTTGTGAGGCACAGACAACCtcctggctcctcaccgtattgcaCTGATGGCTGCGTTCTGCGCGCAACTCTtttaacactggccttggtaattgaaatTGGCTCATTATTGGCATTGCAGGTAAATCCTCGCATTCCCTGAATACTCGTTCATGTCggactgcaccatttgcaaggtcctctaagaatgctaatgcagccattgttagtgccatttcacACATAACTTGCGTGAACTTGCTTTTATGTCCACTCATATAATTGCAAGCACGTtggtttgttcattgttcatcagtgtgtctggtGTGAacgtcactctgatgacttcttgttttcacactattagcagttcccagcatcacctctaagtgttggtggaacaatagctgtagaaatgtacgtacaccagccaggatttccacagtcatttcactttcgatacatctgaatgtttgcATGATGATGATTTTTTGTGCAATACTTGACAAACATAAAACAATCCTTTTGTTGAACTTTGAGTTTCACTATGGATTTTTCTTCTGAATAAAAttctaatttattaatttatatagcgccaattcacgatgagattgtctcaaggcatgtcacacaacataataaaaacagaaaaaactgaatcaaaaatgtaaaaacaataaaaagacaaaaacataaaagaatacaagaataaaaaccaaCATAATTAGTAATTATGATGTGTGAACATAACATGATTAGTAATTTGACCAATAAAATAACCCATTATCTTGAGGGAGGAAACATTCCACAGGGATCAGGGTAACATTTTCAAATTCCTTACTTTGTTTTTACAATAATTACAGACACGCACGCTAACAAGCAATTTAAAATTTGTCCTTGACTAAAATAAATCGATTATCCGATATTTCTCAATTTACATGATCAAAGAGAAAACTAAATACAGCTACAGATTAGAAGTGCGTGATCCATACAGTTACTGGTTAATGAAATCTGGACTCGGACTAAACGCTGGTGTCCgaagtctgaaagctgaagtgtGCTGGAAGAAACATAAAGAACCTTATTCATTGCAGCGAAGCCACGTAGCAGAGAGGGGGGGAAGTTACTTTAACCACAGACACGGTTAAAACAACGACAAGTTAAACACGAACAGGACCTTAATACAGAGAATAATTATTGTAGTTCATCTATCACGCTCTATTGGAAGTGTAACATAGCTAGCCAACCGGCTATATTCCGTTAGCTATGGTTAACTATCAGCTCGACAGTCACTGAAGTTGAAATTATATTCTTCTCTCAAAAGACTCAGGTTAGAAGCCTGGATACGCGATTCTCTTACAACAAAATACCTTTGAACGAAGACAAAGCAGAGACCGACAAACCTCACAGCATCCAGACTTCAGTGTTTCACAACTTTTTCCTCAACAGCGTCCACAAGAGAGAAGATGGGCAGCCAATGAGATTTACATCCGGTCTGatgccttcaaaataaaagcacatgaTGCTTTCACGATGCTCGCCTGGATCCTGTGAACTTTTAGAACATACGGCAATTAAGGAAATAGAACAAAAATATTAAGTGTCGTGGGGATACCCAGATGCTCTGagactttaaattaattaataattttgaCACACCTCTGATGATAACAGAAGTCAGGTCAGGGAACATGCACCACAGTATGAAACATCCTTGGGTGGTGTCGTGGACCCTGGAAAGCACTCTCTCATCTGTTTAAAGTAGCTATCTCTTTGATGCAGCCAGGTCATACATTAGCCTCCTCTTGCCCTTTTGCAGTTGTTGGGGTCCTCAGTACTGAGCCAACTCACCCAGTGGCACACGTCACATGGTGAAAATGCCTAGCTGACACTCTCCCACAGTGCAAGTGGTACGCTTCATTGGAGTCTCCCTGTGTAACTGTTCTTTAGACAAAAAACAATTCTATTGGCACCGAAGGATTCTCTAGTATGTAGcctagatcttagtcttgatccaggacaagtaCAAAGCAGACACTCCAGTTGCTGTAATCAGAGCATCTATTTAAAGACGTGGAGgttcggtgaattggaaacttaataattgtccaggtctcccttgcaaaagaggtcttgatctcaatgggccaacaataaataaataaaattgcttctgcaaagatcacagcatcagaaGTGAATTCAAAGTCACTAAACCTTTCCTCTACATCAAAGGCACCTAAATTGCTGTTCTCCACAACATTCCCCAACACTCAAGTCCATACAACAAGGAAGAAGCCAGAACAGAGATTCTACACATCACTCACTACCTCTGTAAAGGCATGCAGTGATGTTCAGCAACTTGTTATAACATTATGCCAAACATGTTTTGAAACAGCAGCAAACCATTTTCCTCCAGACCAGGGAttgtcaaagtgtgggagagtgagcccccccacatgcacacaatttcaacatcttcatgtatctttttattcttttacacatgacaacacattttaaatatatgtgtttttaaggaactgtctatgcatttacacattttacagcctttgtaaacattttaaacatatttttaaagaactttctattctttcacacattttacacccttttcaaacattttaaacatgttttaaaaaactttctattcgtctatttttacattttgtcatattttaaacatcattttaaAACATCtcttgtgtttttaaatgtctttgacataacGAACTCTGGTGCCCCCAATGGGGGtacgcctcacagtttgaaaaccattgCTCCAGACACATGACCCAAAGCGGGCAGAAGTCACAGATGAGAAAACAGGGATTAAAGTCCACTGGGTGTTATATATATCACACGTAAACCAATACGACCAGAAGCTATCAACTGTGGTAAAGGTATTCTTTGCACAAAgtagttatataaacaagccaaAATAACATTCTCCCTTTGAAAGCAGACCATGTTTACTAGCGACCTACGAGGTCAGTGATCACAGATTAACCAATTTGCGTAAATTATTACCTCCGCTAATAAAGGTGGAGATTATGTTTTCGCcctggtttgtttgtctgtttgtgaatggcctggagcccacattttttcatatattatgaaatttttactcaagagtcatatcctgataggcaagaagtgatttaaTTTTCTAGGTCATAGActgaagtcaggaaaaatcttggaaaattggaaaaatcctaatgtttaacattgaacgaatgtTCAGAATTCCTAAGACAGAaatgatcaaatttctttcatatctgagagcattatgtaggatgtatcttttattgactgacagagcttgatccagattacagattttgtggccatttatttttaacattgaaaactctgtttaatgtatattttacattatatctcaatcatgccccaatcactttcatatttgaaagtgaggtgcagactaggACTcattattgcctgacaaagtttgatctggatctcatCTGGATtggggattttgtggacatttgaatttaatattgaaaagcctatttggtgtacattttgcattaaatctcaatcaaaagtgcctcaatcactctcatttttatgttgtggatttacttacaccaccaaaattagatggaggctccaattttatgcctatttatctatcttccagttatcagtcacaaaccaagtgccaaaaagcaatgacaaattgtgcatagcagagataaccaatgttctgtgaaaatgatcttggaattattaaaaaaaaattcagaaactgAGAAAGTGAAAAATAGAAACACCACCACAAAAACACttagattcaagtgcatgaactaaaaacACTcttctgacatttgatcacatctaatttttcttatgaaaagccacttctaacaggactttgaccttaaaaacttttccaaggtaaaaatttgtggaattggacactagtgttggtggaggtttgcgctctacgagtgcgGTGCTCCAGTTCCACTTAAATTTAATGTAAATTTgaattctgcatgatgattgtaTGACTTTTACTGAGAACAGATTAGAGATTCGATACACACCTGTAGtaaagcattttttatttttttttacaaactgcaGTACGTATCTCATGTATTATCattcttttattactgtgaaCATCTAGTGCACAATAGATAAACAACATAAGAATGAGGGGGTTTATATACTaagaacaagatttttttttttctaatttcatTGCATTTAAAAAAGTTTTTCCTCATTCCAAAAGTTTTACATTCCATAACATTTAAGTAATCCTATATTCTTGTAATGCACTAAAGCCATGAGTTGCAAATTTAATATCCACATTTCAAAGTGATAAATCTTAGCAAATGTTCATCTTAAGCACAAAATAAAGCTTTGTGCACTATTTTGTAATAATTTGGATCTTATAAaggtaaataaaacaaaacaaaaaataaataaaatgcaacttACAATCAACAGTGTTTTATTCAGTAAACAGTTGAAGAATCCAGAAGTGAGATTGCAAATTTATAGTTTTCTTTAAGGTCTTTATTGCTGCTTTACAT from Thalassophryne amazonica chromosome 15, fThaAma1.1, whole genome shotgun sequence harbors:
- the ugdh gene encoding UDP-glucose 6-dehydrogenase, translated to MFQIKKICCIGAGYVGGPTCSVIAQMCPEITVTVVDVNESRIKAWNSDTLPIYEPGLKEVVESCRGRNLVFSTDIDSAIRDADLVFISVNTPTKTYGMGKGRAADLKFIEACARRIVEVSDGYKIVTEKSTVPVRAAESIRRIFDANTKPSLNLQVLSNPEFLAEGTAVRDLKDPDRVLIGGDETAEGQKAIKALCAVYEHWVPKSRIITTNTWSSELSKLAANAFLAQRISSINSISALCEATGADVEEVAKAIGMDQRIGSKFLKASVGFGGSCFQKDVLNLVYLCEALNLPEVASYWQQVIDMNDYQRRRFACRIIDCLFNTVTGKKIALLGFSFKKDTGDTRESSSIYISKYLMDEGAKLYIYDPKVLKEQIIHDLSQPSISEDNPERVSELVTVTADPYEACQSAHALVICTEWDMFKELDYEKIYKKMLKPAFIFDGRRVLDHLHPDLQNIGFQIETIGKKVTSARIPYTPAAACPRVIEPPNKKAKV